The Neoarius graeffei isolate fNeoGra1 chromosome 7, fNeoGra1.pri, whole genome shotgun sequence genome includes a region encoding these proteins:
- the fam83b gene encoding protein FAM83B, whose protein sequence is MIQGPGIMESNLSMLSSLKEDFSPEDYILPHYKEAYRLAIDCLVSGGKQVYQEFLQAEKIVNFLSEDEINFIIQNTEQLPISEDIDDFDSPRVEEASTGTYWPTHSDAAPPDLDLGWPEVMHNRLQTKIDLLYHPPRLNSPTIKEVLRKNIQDARQVIAIAMDVFTDVDIFKEVVDASIRGVPVYILLDHFHFRSFLAMTANLDIQIQKLRNMRVRTVQGQEYVCKSGAKFRGAMGEKFLLVDCQTVFFGSYSLMWSDEKIHLNMVQVITGGLVQSYDEEFRTLYARSNIPVEFQSQDILLGRRMNGKIENYFSHPIRAFERKDQLRHTLDSVYRQTCERQAGFRNPVEDLTIPHHSRFFQDALDFNKRHSYAGERQEPSHVIQHPRYGTSNWNVAEDIRRYEGNYPSVMENPFENARLNFLNRTANLRQSYHGHDKQVLSMQQNLPSLANTSKSFLRTWRIESYLNNNDAPIAESYDYLDQYEMENKPIPSMPSRLRTSLVFRSIIPEDSEPNSYTTDSLSSARHEDQFGIQPGTQYYSSTQWNQTDLMNNRVQPDDFMLKRLSVQVPNHSGNNLGFGSGRDILYASLGRAKSRFQVKEPELPQDDLYKRHSVADPRHNTYNSNNKEASSHMYGHMLRNQTDDNPRVEKSKSQGYSQNLKEDQRSISHYDFKKAEGNNMQCSIWQEPPSRTVSATVLDVEDINQNKPKVISSPQFFKNSTKKIKSLLNIPEKRDSSPKRKHMSSLKVGGSSDTIISDDSEHKAQHNEKQQSSTATSMKSIDSSILKRTDGRFSRNESPAAVLTGESSAPRFSTEQLHSDGSVKEPDQLRSNSQRNLVQGTTSQWQRGHVGVNRVYSRFEPLCSFEMKPTSSGQGTTMPINKAERQRNPVPTRGNSSTIQNNHSTQYMHGHENKLGRFIQRVGNLINKNK, encoded by the exons ATGATCCAAGGCCCAGGCATAATGGAATCCAATCTATCTATGCTCTCATCCTTGAAAGAAGACTTCAGCCCTGAGGATTACATCCTGCCACATTATAAGGAAGCTTATCGGTTAGCCATTGACTGTCTGGTCAGTGGTGGCAAACAAGTATATCAAGAATTCCTCCAAGCTGAGAAAATTGTAAACTTCCTTTCTGAGGATGAGATTAACTTTATAATACAGAATACAGAACAATTACCTATCAGTGAAGACATAGACGATTTTGACAGTCCCAGGGTTGAGGAGGCCTCCACGGGGACATATTGGCCCACACATTCCGATGCTGCTCCTCCAGACTTGGATCTTGGTTGGCCAGAGGTCATGCACAACAGACTccagaccaaaatagaccttctTTACCATCCACCTAGGTTAAACAGCCCTACCATCAAGGAGGTATTGAGGAAAAATATCCAAGATGCTAGACAG GTCATTGCAATTGCCATGGATGTATTTACCGATGTAGACATTTTTAAAGAGGTAGTCGACGCATCTATCCGAGGTGTTCCTGTGTATATCCTTCTGGATCACTTTCATTTTAGAAGCTTTCTTGCTATGACTGCAAACCTTGACATCCAAATTCAAAAACTCAGG AACATGAGGGTACGCACAGTGCAAGGCCAGGAGTATGTTTGCAAAtcaggtgccaaatttcgtggagCCATGGGAGAGAAATTTCTCCTAGTTGATTGTCAAACAGTGTTTTTTGGATCATACAG TCTCATGTGGTCCGATGAAAAGATCCACCTGAATATGGTTCAAGTAATAACAGGTGGATTAGTGCAGTCTTATGATGAGGAGTTCCGGACTCTTTATGCCCGCTCCAATATTCCAGTTGAGTTCCAGTCTCAGGACATCTTGCTAGGCAGAAGGATGAATGGCAAAATTGAGAATTACTTTAGTCATCCCATCAGAGCCTTTGAAAGGAAGGATCAGTTGAGGCATACACTTGACTCGGTATATCGACAAACCTGTGAAAGACAAGCAGGCTTTAGGAACCCAGTGGAAGATCTTACCATTCCTCACCATAGTAGATTTTTTCAAGATGCACTGGATTTCAACAAGCGGCACAGCTATGCAGGGGAACGACAAGAGCCCTCACACGTCATTCAGCACCCAAGGTATGGCACCAGTAACTGGAATGTGGCAGAAGACATCCGGCGTTATGAAGGGAACTACCCTTCTGTTATGGAGAATCCCTTTGAAAATGCCAGATTAAATTTCTTGAACAGGACTGCTAACTTGCGTCAGTCCTACCATGGTCATGACAAACAGGTTCTCTCAATGCAGCAGAACTTGCCAAGTTTGGCAAATACCTCCAAGTCTTTTCTACGCACATGGAGGATAGAATCTTACCTCAATAACAATGATGCACCCATTGCAGAATCATATGATTATCTTGACCAATACGAGATGGAGAACAAACCTATTCCTTCAATGCCCTCTCGTCTTAGGACGTCACTGGTTTTTAGGTCCATCATCCCAGAGGATTCAGAGCCCAACAGTTACACAACTGATTCCTTATCATCTGCACGCCATGAGGATCAATTTGGAATACAGCCAGGCACACAGTACTATTCCTCAACACAATGGAACCAAACAGATTTAATGAACAATCGAGTTCAACCTGATGACTTTATGTTAAAGAGACTGAGTGTGCAGGTCCCAAACCACTCAGGAAACAACTTAGGTTTTGGCTCAGGAAGAGATATATTATATGCCAGTCTTGGCAGAGCAAAAAGTCGATTTCAGGTTAAGGAGCCTGAGCTACCACAAGATGACTTGTATAAAAGGCACAGTGTAGCAGACCCTAGGCATAACACatataatagtaacaacaaagaggCTTCCAGCCATATGTATGGACATATGTTGAGAAATCAAACAGATGACAATCCAAGAGTTGAGAAGTCAAAAAGTCAAGGGTATTCCCAAAACCTCAAAGAGGACCAGAGATCCATCTCACATTATGACTTCAAAAAGGCTGAAGGCAACAACATGCAATGTTCTATTTGGCAAGAACCACCATCAAGAACTGTGTCAGCAACAGTTCTAGACGTGGAGGACATCAACCAGAACAAACCCAAAGTAATATCCTCACCACAGTTCTTTAAAAACAGcaccaagaaaataaaatcactcctAAACATTCCAGAGAAGCGGGACAGCTCACCAAAAAGAAAGCACATGTCAAGCCTTAAAGTAGGTGGCAGCTCTGACACCATTATTTCTGATGACAGTGAACATAAAGCACAGCACAATGAGAAACAGCAGAGTTCCACAGCCACTTCGATGAAATCCATCGACAGCAGCATTTTGAAAAGGACAGATGGGAGGTTCTCTAGAAATGAGTCCCCTGCTGCTGTTTTGACTGGAGAATCATCTGCTCCTCGTTTTAGTACAGAGCAACTCCATAGTGATGGGTCTGTGAAAGAACCAGATCAGCTGCGTTCCAACAGTCAAAGAAATTTGGTCCAGGGCACCACCAGTCAGTGGCAGCGAGGGCACGTTGGAGTGAATAGGGTGTACAGCCGTTTTGAGCCTCTTTGTTCCTTTGAGATGAAACCTACCTCTTCAGGACAGGGCACCACCATGCCTATAAATAAAGCAGAAAGACAAAGAAACCCTGTCCCTACAAGAGGAAATTCAAGTACTATTCAGAACAACCATTCAACTCAATATATGCATGGTCATGAAAATAAATTAGGACGTTTTATACAAAGGGTTGGAAATTTAATAAACAAGAATAAGTAA